A single window of Mangifera indica cultivar Alphonso chromosome 18, CATAS_Mindica_2.1, whole genome shotgun sequence DNA harbors:
- the LOC123201725 gene encoding receptor-like protein EIX2, which translates to MPLSLQNCTEIVKLDLSEKEFTGNSPVWIGERFSRIMILILQSNKFHSLLLKELCHLISLQILDLTDNNLFGNIPRCINNFNVMMRVSEMEQDIDNWSGADFYSANLEDAVLVNKGAMAEYNTILNFGRIIDLSKNNFFGEIHMEVVDFLALQSLILSHNSFTSRIPKNIGAMIFLESIDFSGNQLFDEIPQSISNLTFLSVFNLSNNRISGKIPLSTQLQGFNASCFTGVNLN; encoded by the coding sequence ATGCCTTTGTCACTTCAGAATTGTACAGAGATAGTTAAACTTGATCTCAGTGAAAAAGAGTTTACTGGAAATAGCCCTGTGTGGATAGGAGAAAGATTTTCAAGAATAATGATCCTCATCCTTCAATCAAATAAGTTTCACAGTCTTTTACTAAAGGAACTTTGTCATCTCATTTCTCtacaaattttagatttgaCTGATAACAATTTATTTGGAAACATTCCAAGGTGTATCAATAACTTCAATGTAATGATGAGAGTGAGTGAAATGGAACAGGATATAGATAATTGGTCTGGTGCAGATTTTTATTCAGCAAATCTAGAGGATGCAGTACTTGTGAATAAAGGTGCAATGGCTGAATATAATACAATTCTAAATTTTGGAAGAATTATagatctttcaaaaaataacttCTTTGGAGAGATTCATATGGAAGTGGTGGATTTTTTAGCATTGCAATCATTGATTCTGTCTCACAATTCTTTTACTAGCAGAATTCCAAAGAACATTGGTGCTATGATATTTTTAGAGTCCATTGATTTTTCTGGAAATCAACTTTTTGATGAAATCCCACAAAGCATTTCAAATCTGACGTTTCTGAGTGTCTTTAACTTATCCAACAACAGAATTTCTGGAAAGATTCCTTTAAGCACTCAACTACAAGGTTTTAATGCATCTTGTTTTACTGGTGTTAATTTGAATTAG
- the LOC123201727 gene encoding receptor-like protein EIX2: protein MGERFSRIKILILRSNKFQGLLPRELCHLTSIRILDLADNNLYGNIPRCIGNFNVMMRESGMDADIVYTSDADFYSPYVENALLVNKGEMAEYNTILKFVRSIDLSKNGFSGEIPMEVTNLLTLQSLNLSHNSFTGRIPENIGAMSFLESIDFSGNQLSGEIPQSISKLTFLSVLNLSNNKLSGKIPLSTQLQGFNASCFTGNELCGPPLPNDCTTSVPTSSNQNREKDGNEDEVDWFYVSMALGVVVGFWSFLGPLFFNRRWRCTYFQFLNHLHDKLGSVVRKCY from the coding sequence ATGGGAGAAAGATTTTCAAGAATAAAGATTCTCATTCTTCGATCAAATAAGTTTCAGGgccttttaccaagggaactttGCCATCTCACTTCTATACGAATCTTAGATTTGGCtgacaataatttatatggAAACATACCAAGGTGTATAGGGAACTTCAATGTCATGATGAGAGAAAGTGGAATGGATGCTGATATAGTGTACACGTCTGATGCAGATTTTTATTCACCTTATGTGGAGAACGCATTACTTGTGAATAAAGGTGAAATGGctgaatataatacaattttgaaGTTCGTAAGAAGTATAGATCTTTCAAAAAATGGCTTCTCTGGAGAGATTCCTATGgaagtgacaaatcttttaacATTGCAGTCATTGAATCTGTCACACAATTCTTTTACCGGCAGAATTCCAGAGAACATTGGTGCTATGAGTTTTTTAGAATCCATTGATTTTTCTGGAAATCAACTTTCTGGTGAAATCCCACAAAGCATTTCAAAGCTGACATTTTTGAGTGTCTTAAACTTATCCAACAACAAACTTTCTGGAAAGATTCCTTTAAGCACTCAACTACAAGGCTTTAATGCATCTTGTTTTACTGGCAATGAACTTTGTGGTCCTCCCCTTCCTAATGATTGTACCACAAGTGTTCCAACTTCCAGCAATCAAAACAGAGAAAAAGATGGTAATGAAGATGAAGTAGACTGGTTTTATGTTAGTATGGCTCTTGGAGTTGTTGTGGGATTCTGGAGTTTTCTAGGACCTCTTTTCTTCAACAGGAGATGGAGGTGCACGTATTTCCAATTCCTGAATCACCTCCACGACAAACTGGGTAGTGTTGTAAGGAAATGTTACTAG
- the LOC123201473 gene encoding receptor-like protein EIX1 isoform X2, producing MSLMKPTKTNIVAVLFLQLFAISTISISFCSGSSNVRCTQREKQALLRFKQDLNIGNSLRIASWNGDGDCCTWAGVACDNFTGHVHKLNLRNPYDDSLSYAFMWSMLVVQFPAFLGSMRKLKYLNLSLCGFVGMIPHQLGNLSHLQYLDLRPYYPSNLYVENSLWLSSLSLLKHLDMSGVDLSKASDLLPVINTLPFLEVLQLSYCQLHHFPPLPTVNFSSLTKLDLSYNLFDNSLIPSWVFRLSHLMYLDLYYSNIQGPIPDGLQNLTSLRYLALSHNHLNSSIPNWLYKFIHLEYLCLYNNSLVGVISEDIGNMTSINWLDLSLNGLKGKIPKSMGRLCNLRSVFLSCIELNQDVSEVLDIFSGCVADRLENVYLLSSQLSGLLSNQLGQFKSLVNLQLSVNLISGPIPASLGELSALRSLDLSFNKLNGSLSEIHFANLTGLYLFYVCGNSLMLNVSPSWVPPFQLQELGLRSCHVGSQIPLWVFSQKSLIYLDISNSGISSTIPSRFWESFPTLVYFNLSHNQIYGAMPNLTEAFELELFDLSSNNLLGPLPLIFPHMNALDLSDNAFSGSIFHFVCYRMNETKGMKILNLKNNQLFGELPDCWMNWKNLLVLNLGSNSFHGNFPNSLGMLSSLQSLHLRRNSLSGGIPASLKNSRDLNSLDIGENKFSGNVPMWIGETFTKLMILNLRIILMGSYQQNFAI from the exons ATGTCATTAATGAAACCAACCAAGACTAATATTGTTGCTGTTCTTTTCCTGCAGTTATTTGCCATATCAACCATCAGTATTAGCTTTTGCAGTGGAAGCTCTAATGTCCGCTGCACCCAACGTGAGAAACAAGCACTCTTAAGGTTCAAGCAAGACCTCAATATTGGCAATAGCCTGCGGATAGCTTCTTGGAATGGTGATGGAGATTGCTGTACATGGGCTGGCGTTGCCTGTGACAACTTTACAGGCCATGTCCATAAACTCAACCTTCGAAATCCTTACGATGACTCTCTATCGTATGCTTTTATGTGGTCGATGTTGGTTG TTCAGTTTCCAGCATTTCTGGGTTCAATGAGGAAATTGAAATACCTTAACCTCAGTCTCTGTGGATTCGTGGGAATGATTCCTCATCAACTTGGAAATCTCTCTCATTTGCAATATCTCGACCTTCGTCCTTACTATCCCAGCAACTTATATGTTGAAAATTCTTTGTGGTTATCCAGTCTTTCTTTGCTGAAGCACCTTGACATGAGTGGGGTGGACCTCAGCAAAGCCTCTGACTTGCTGCCCGTGATAAACACACTTCCATTTTTAGAAGTTTTACAATTGTCATATTGTCAACTTCATCATTTTCCTCCACTACCTACTGTAAATTTTTCTTCCCTCACCAAGCTTGATCTTTCCTACAACCTATTTGATAATTCCTTGATTCCTAGTTGGGTTTTTCGTCTTAGTCATTTAATGTACCTGGATCTATATTACAGCAATATTCAAGGTCCAATTCCTGATGGACTTCAAAACCTCACTTCTCTTAGATATCTTGCTTTGTCTCACAATCATTTGAATTCATCAATACCCAACTGGCTGTACAAATTCATTCATCTTGAGTACCTTTGTCTTTACAACAATAGTTTGGTAGGTGTGATATCTGAAGATATAGGGAACATGACTTCCATCAATTGGCTTGATCTCTCACTCAATGGACTTAAAGGGAAAATTCCCAAATCAATGGGAAGACTATGCAACCTGAGGTCTGTTTTTCTATCATGTattgaattaaatcaagatGTATCAGaagttttagatattttctcaGGATGTGTTGCAGATAGACTAGagaatgtttatttattaagtagTCAACTGTCTGGTCTTTTGTCTAATCAACTTGGGCAGTTTAAAAGCTTAGTCAATCTACAATTAAGTGTGAACCTGATTTCGGGTCCTATTCCAGCGTCTTTAGGGGAACTCTCAGCCTTGAGGTCTTTAGATCTTTCATTCAACAAACTGAATGGATCTCTTTCTGAAATTCACTTTGCAAACCTCACAGGactttatcttttttatgtATGTGGAAACTCTCTGATGTTGAATGTAAGTCCTAGCTGGGTTCCTCCTTTTCAACTTCAAGAGTTAGGACTAAGATCTTGTCATGTGGGTTCTCAGATTCCTTTGTGGGTTTTTTCCCAGAAGAGTTTGATCTATCTGGATATTTCCAATTCTGGAATTTCATCCACAATTCCCAGTAGGTTTTGGGAATCATTTCCCACGCTTGTTTATTTTAATCTCTCTCACAACCAAATCTATGGAGCGATGCCGAATTTAACAGAAGCTTTTGAACTTGAGTTATTCGATTTGAGCTCGAATAACTTGTTGGGGCCATTGCCTCTTATTTTCCCCCATATGAATGCACTTGATCTTTCTGACAATGCTTTTTCAGGAtccatttttcattttgtatgCTACAGGATGAATGAGACAAAGGGAATGAAGATTCTTAACCTCAAGAACAATCAGTTATTCGGAGAATTACCTGATTGTTGGATGAATTGGAAAAATCTGTTGGTCTTGAATTTAGGTAGCAATAGTTTTCATGGTAACTTTCCAAACTCGTTGGGAATGTTAAGTTCCCTTCAGTCATTGCATCTTCGCAGAAATAGTCTCTCTGGAGGAATTCCTGCATCCCTGAAGAATTCTAGAGACTTGAATTCCCTTGATATTGGTGAAAATAAGTTTTCCGGAAATGTTCCAATGTGGATTGGAGAAACGTTTACAAAATTGATGATTCTCAACCTCCGAATAATTTTGATGGGTTCTTACCAGCAGAACTTTGCCATTTGA
- the LOC123201473 gene encoding receptor-like protein EIX1 isoform X3: MVMEIAVHGLALPVTTLQAMSINSTFEILTMTLYRMLLCGRCWLFPAFLGSMRKLKYLNLSLCGFVGMIPHQLGNLSHLQYLDLRPYYPSNLYVENSLWLSSLSLLKHLDMSGVDLSKASDLLPVINTLPFLEVLQLSYCQLHHFPPLPTVNFSSLTKLDLSYNLFDNSLIPSWVFRLSHLMYLDLYYSNIQGPIPDGLQNLTSLRYLALSHNHLNSSIPNWLYKFIHLEYLCLYNNSLVGVISEDIGNMTSINWLDLSLNGLKGKIPKSMGRLCNLRSVFLSCIELNQDVSEVLDIFSGCVADRLENVYLLSSQLSGLLSNQLGQFKSLVNLQLSVNLISGPIPASLGELSALRSLDLSFNKLNGSLSEIHFANLTGLYLFYVCGNSLMLNVSPSWVPPFQLQELGLRSCHVGSQIPLWVFSQKSLIYLDISNSGISSTIPSRFWESFPTLVYFNLSHNQIYGAMPNLTEAFELELFDLSSNNLLGPLPLIFPHMNALDLSDNAFSGSIFHFVCYRMNETKGMKILNLKNNQLFGELPDCWMNWKNLLVLNLGSNSFHGNFPNSLGMLSSLQSLHLRRNSLSGGIPASLKNSRDLNSLDIGENKFSGNVPMWIGETFTKLMILNLRIILMGSYQQNFAI, translated from the exons ATGGTGATGGAGATTGCTGTACATGGGCTGGCGTTGCCTGTGACAACTTTACAGGCCATGTCCATAAACTCAACCTTCGAAATCCTTACGATGACTCTCTATCGTATGCTTTTATGTGGTCGATGTTGGTTG TTTCCAGCATTTCTGGGTTCAATGAGGAAATTGAAATACCTTAACCTCAGTCTCTGTGGATTCGTGGGAATGATTCCTCATCAACTTGGAAATCTCTCTCATTTGCAATATCTCGACCTTCGTCCTTACTATCCCAGCAACTTATATGTTGAAAATTCTTTGTGGTTATCCAGTCTTTCTTTGCTGAAGCACCTTGACATGAGTGGGGTGGACCTCAGCAAAGCCTCTGACTTGCTGCCCGTGATAAACACACTTCCATTTTTAGAAGTTTTACAATTGTCATATTGTCAACTTCATCATTTTCCTCCACTACCTACTGTAAATTTTTCTTCCCTCACCAAGCTTGATCTTTCCTACAACCTATTTGATAATTCCTTGATTCCTAGTTGGGTTTTTCGTCTTAGTCATTTAATGTACCTGGATCTATATTACAGCAATATTCAAGGTCCAATTCCTGATGGACTTCAAAACCTCACTTCTCTTAGATATCTTGCTTTGTCTCACAATCATTTGAATTCATCAATACCCAACTGGCTGTACAAATTCATTCATCTTGAGTACCTTTGTCTTTACAACAATAGTTTGGTAGGTGTGATATCTGAAGATATAGGGAACATGACTTCCATCAATTGGCTTGATCTCTCACTCAATGGACTTAAAGGGAAAATTCCCAAATCAATGGGAAGACTATGCAACCTGAGGTCTGTTTTTCTATCATGTattgaattaaatcaagatGTATCAGaagttttagatattttctcaGGATGTGTTGCAGATAGACTAGagaatgtttatttattaagtagTCAACTGTCTGGTCTTTTGTCTAATCAACTTGGGCAGTTTAAAAGCTTAGTCAATCTACAATTAAGTGTGAACCTGATTTCGGGTCCTATTCCAGCGTCTTTAGGGGAACTCTCAGCCTTGAGGTCTTTAGATCTTTCATTCAACAAACTGAATGGATCTCTTTCTGAAATTCACTTTGCAAACCTCACAGGactttatcttttttatgtATGTGGAAACTCTCTGATGTTGAATGTAAGTCCTAGCTGGGTTCCTCCTTTTCAACTTCAAGAGTTAGGACTAAGATCTTGTCATGTGGGTTCTCAGATTCCTTTGTGGGTTTTTTCCCAGAAGAGTTTGATCTATCTGGATATTTCCAATTCTGGAATTTCATCCACAATTCCCAGTAGGTTTTGGGAATCATTTCCCACGCTTGTTTATTTTAATCTCTCTCACAACCAAATCTATGGAGCGATGCCGAATTTAACAGAAGCTTTTGAACTTGAGTTATTCGATTTGAGCTCGAATAACTTGTTGGGGCCATTGCCTCTTATTTTCCCCCATATGAATGCACTTGATCTTTCTGACAATGCTTTTTCAGGAtccatttttcattttgtatgCTACAGGATGAATGAGACAAAGGGAATGAAGATTCTTAACCTCAAGAACAATCAGTTATTCGGAGAATTACCTGATTGTTGGATGAATTGGAAAAATCTGTTGGTCTTGAATTTAGGTAGCAATAGTTTTCATGGTAACTTTCCAAACTCGTTGGGAATGTTAAGTTCCCTTCAGTCATTGCATCTTCGCAGAAATAGTCTCTCTGGAGGAATTCCTGCATCCCTGAAGAATTCTAGAGACTTGAATTCCCTTGATATTGGTGAAAATAAGTTTTCCGGAAATGTTCCAATGTGGATTGGAGAAACGTTTACAAAATTGATGATTCTCAACCTCCGAATAATTTTGATGGGTTCTTACCAGCAGAACTTTGCCATTTGA
- the LOC123201473 gene encoding receptor-like protein EIX1 isoform X1, which produces MLPLFAISTISISFCSGSSNVRCTQREKQALLRFKQDLNIGNSLRIASWNGDGDCCTWAGVACDNFTGHVHKLNLRNPYDDSLSYAFMWSMLVGKFNTLLDLKHLSYLDLSGNYFEAVQFPAFLGSMRKLKYLNLSLCGFVGMIPHQLGNLSHLQYLDLRPYYPSNLYVENSLWLSSLSLLKHLDMSGVDLSKASDLLPVINTLPFLEVLQLSYCQLHHFPPLPTVNFSSLTKLDLSYNLFDNSLIPSWVFRLSHLMYLDLYYSNIQGPIPDGLQNLTSLRYLALSHNHLNSSIPNWLYKFIHLEYLCLYNNSLVGVISEDIGNMTSINWLDLSLNGLKGKIPKSMGRLCNLRSVFLSCIELNQDVSEVLDIFSGCVADRLENVYLLSSQLSGLLSNQLGQFKSLVNLQLSVNLISGPIPASLGELSALRSLDLSFNKLNGSLSEIHFANLTGLYLFYVCGNSLMLNVSPSWVPPFQLQELGLRSCHVGSQIPLWVFSQKSLIYLDISNSGISSTIPSRFWESFPTLVYFNLSHNQIYGAMPNLTEAFELELFDLSSNNLLGPLPLIFPHMNALDLSDNAFSGSIFHFVCYRMNETKGMKILNLKNNQLFGELPDCWMNWKNLLVLNLGSNSFHGNFPNSLGMLSSLQSLHLRRNSLSGGIPASLKNSRDLNSLDIGENKFSGNVPMWIGETFTKLMILNLRIILMGSYQQNFAI; this is translated from the exons ATGCTGCCG TTATTTGCCATATCAACCATCAGTATTAGCTTTTGCAGTGGAAGCTCTAATGTCCGCTGCACCCAACGTGAGAAACAAGCACTCTTAAGGTTCAAGCAAGACCTCAATATTGGCAATAGCCTGCGGATAGCTTCTTGGAATGGTGATGGAGATTGCTGTACATGGGCTGGCGTTGCCTGTGACAACTTTACAGGCCATGTCCATAAACTCAACCTTCGAAATCCTTACGATGACTCTCTATCGTATGCTTTTATGTGGTCGATGTTGGTTGGTAAGTTCAACACTTTGCTTGATTTGAAGCATTTGAGCTACTTGGACTTGAGTGGTAACTATTTTGAAGCAGTTCAGTTTCCAGCATTTCTGGGTTCAATGAGGAAATTGAAATACCTTAACCTCAGTCTCTGTGGATTCGTGGGAATGATTCCTCATCAACTTGGAAATCTCTCTCATTTGCAATATCTCGACCTTCGTCCTTACTATCCCAGCAACTTATATGTTGAAAATTCTTTGTGGTTATCCAGTCTTTCTTTGCTGAAGCACCTTGACATGAGTGGGGTGGACCTCAGCAAAGCCTCTGACTTGCTGCCCGTGATAAACACACTTCCATTTTTAGAAGTTTTACAATTGTCATATTGTCAACTTCATCATTTTCCTCCACTACCTACTGTAAATTTTTCTTCCCTCACCAAGCTTGATCTTTCCTACAACCTATTTGATAATTCCTTGATTCCTAGTTGGGTTTTTCGTCTTAGTCATTTAATGTACCTGGATCTATATTACAGCAATATTCAAGGTCCAATTCCTGATGGACTTCAAAACCTCACTTCTCTTAGATATCTTGCTTTGTCTCACAATCATTTGAATTCATCAATACCCAACTGGCTGTACAAATTCATTCATCTTGAGTACCTTTGTCTTTACAACAATAGTTTGGTAGGTGTGATATCTGAAGATATAGGGAACATGACTTCCATCAATTGGCTTGATCTCTCACTCAATGGACTTAAAGGGAAAATTCCCAAATCAATGGGAAGACTATGCAACCTGAGGTCTGTTTTTCTATCATGTattgaattaaatcaagatGTATCAGaagttttagatattttctcaGGATGTGTTGCAGATAGACTAGagaatgtttatttattaagtagTCAACTGTCTGGTCTTTTGTCTAATCAACTTGGGCAGTTTAAAAGCTTAGTCAATCTACAATTAAGTGTGAACCTGATTTCGGGTCCTATTCCAGCGTCTTTAGGGGAACTCTCAGCCTTGAGGTCTTTAGATCTTTCATTCAACAAACTGAATGGATCTCTTTCTGAAATTCACTTTGCAAACCTCACAGGactttatcttttttatgtATGTGGAAACTCTCTGATGTTGAATGTAAGTCCTAGCTGGGTTCCTCCTTTTCAACTTCAAGAGTTAGGACTAAGATCTTGTCATGTGGGTTCTCAGATTCCTTTGTGGGTTTTTTCCCAGAAGAGTTTGATCTATCTGGATATTTCCAATTCTGGAATTTCATCCACAATTCCCAGTAGGTTTTGGGAATCATTTCCCACGCTTGTTTATTTTAATCTCTCTCACAACCAAATCTATGGAGCGATGCCGAATTTAACAGAAGCTTTTGAACTTGAGTTATTCGATTTGAGCTCGAATAACTTGTTGGGGCCATTGCCTCTTATTTTCCCCCATATGAATGCACTTGATCTTTCTGACAATGCTTTTTCAGGAtccatttttcattttgtatgCTACAGGATGAATGAGACAAAGGGAATGAAGATTCTTAACCTCAAGAACAATCAGTTATTCGGAGAATTACCTGATTGTTGGATGAATTGGAAAAATCTGTTGGTCTTGAATTTAGGTAGCAATAGTTTTCATGGTAACTTTCCAAACTCGTTGGGAATGTTAAGTTCCCTTCAGTCATTGCATCTTCGCAGAAATAGTCTCTCTGGAGGAATTCCTGCATCCCTGAAGAATTCTAGAGACTTGAATTCCCTTGATATTGGTGAAAATAAGTTTTCCGGAAATGTTCCAATGTGGATTGGAGAAACGTTTACAAAATTGATGATTCTCAACCTCCGAATAATTTTGATGGGTTCTTACCAGCAGAACTTTGCCATTTGA
- the LOC123201473 gene encoding receptor-like protein EIX2 isoform X4, with product MSLMKPTKTNIVAVLFLQLFAISTISISFCSGSSNVRCTQREKQALLRFKQDLNIGNSLRIASWNGDGDCCTWAGVACDNFTGHVHKLNLRNPYDDSLSYAFMWSMLVGKFNTLLDLKHLSYLDLSGNYFEAVQFPAFLGSMRKLKYLNLSLCGFVGMIPHQLGNLSHLQYLDLRPYYPSNLYVENSLWLSSLSLLKHLDMSGVDLSKASDLLPVINTLPFLEVLQLSYCQLHHFPPLPTVNFSSLTKLDLSYNLFDNSLIPSWVFRLSHLMYLDLYYSNIQGPIPDGLQNLTSLRYLALSHNHLNSSIPNWLYKFIHLEYLCLYNNSLVGVISEDIGNMTSINWLDLSLNGLKGKIPKSMGRLCNLRMNETKGMKILNLKNNQLFGELPDCWMNWKNLLVLNLGSNSFHGNFPNSLGMLSSLQSLHLRRNSLSGGIPASLKNSRDLNSLDIGENKFSGNVPMWIGETFTKLMILNLRIILMGSYQQNFAI from the exons ATGTCATTAATGAAACCAACCAAGACTAATATTGTTGCTGTTCTTTTCCTGCAGTTATTTGCCATATCAACCATCAGTATTAGCTTTTGCAGTGGAAGCTCTAATGTCCGCTGCACCCAACGTGAGAAACAAGCACTCTTAAGGTTCAAGCAAGACCTCAATATTGGCAATAGCCTGCGGATAGCTTCTTGGAATGGTGATGGAGATTGCTGTACATGGGCTGGCGTTGCCTGTGACAACTTTACAGGCCATGTCCATAAACTCAACCTTCGAAATCCTTACGATGACTCTCTATCGTATGCTTTTATGTGGTCGATGTTGGTTGGTAAGTTCAACACTTTGCTTGATTTGAAGCATTTGAGCTACTTGGACTTGAGTGGTAACTATTTTGAAGCAGTTCAGTTTCCAGCATTTCTGGGTTCAATGAGGAAATTGAAATACCTTAACCTCAGTCTCTGTGGATTCGTGGGAATGATTCCTCATCAACTTGGAAATCTCTCTCATTTGCAATATCTCGACCTTCGTCCTTACTATCCCAGCAACTTATATGTTGAAAATTCTTTGTGGTTATCCAGTCTTTCTTTGCTGAAGCACCTTGACATGAGTGGGGTGGACCTCAGCAAAGCCTCTGACTTGCTGCCCGTGATAAACACACTTCCATTTTTAGAAGTTTTACAATTGTCATATTGTCAACTTCATCATTTTCCTCCACTACCTACTGTAAATTTTTCTTCCCTCACCAAGCTTGATCTTTCCTACAACCTATTTGATAATTCCTTGATTCCTAGTTGGGTTTTTCGTCTTAGTCATTTAATGTACCTGGATCTATATTACAGCAATATTCAAGGTCCAATTCCTGATGGACTTCAAAACCTCACTTCTCTTAGATATCTTGCTTTGTCTCACAATCATTTGAATTCATCAATACCCAACTGGCTGTACAAATTCATTCATCTTGAGTACCTTTGTCTTTACAACAATAGTTTGGTAGGTGTGATATCTGAAGATATAGGGAACATGACTTCCATCAATTGGCTTGATCTCTCACTCAATGGACTTAAAGGGAAAATTCCCAAATCAATGGGAAGACTATGCAACCTGAG GATGAATGAGACAAAGGGAATGAAGATTCTTAACCTCAAGAACAATCAGTTATTCGGAGAATTACCTGATTGTTGGATGAATTGGAAAAATCTGTTGGTCTTGAATTTAGGTAGCAATAGTTTTCATGGTAACTTTCCAAACTCGTTGGGAATGTTAAGTTCCCTTCAGTCATTGCATCTTCGCAGAAATAGTCTCTCTGGAGGAATTCCTGCATCCCTGAAGAATTCTAGAGACTTGAATTCCCTTGATATTGGTGAAAATAAGTTTTCCGGAAATGTTCCAATGTGGATTGGAGAAACGTTTACAAAATTGATGATTCTCAACCTCCGAATAATTTTGATGGGTTCTTACCAGCAGAACTTTGCCATTTGA